One part of the Marinobacterium rhizophilum genome encodes these proteins:
- the mlaD gene encoding outer membrane lipid asymmetry maintenance protein MlaD has product MRTRVVEISVGGFMLTGILALILLALNVSGLKVSDSGSSYRVQARFENIGGLAPRAKVTLSGVQIGQVRSISIDDRLLMAVVEMDINSSVDYLSRDSSAQILTAGLLGEQYIGITPGAEDEMLEDGDALENTQSALVLENLVSKFLFNKVSE; this is encoded by the coding sequence ATGCGTACGAGGGTGGTGGAGATCAGTGTTGGCGGGTTCATGCTGACAGGGATCCTGGCATTGATTCTGCTGGCACTGAATGTCAGCGGACTGAAAGTGTCTGATAGCGGGAGCAGCTATCGCGTGCAGGCGCGGTTCGAAAACATCGGCGGTTTGGCGCCCAGGGCCAAGGTCACGCTGTCCGGCGTTCAGATTGGTCAGGTGCGGTCTATTTCCATCGATGATCGCCTGCTGATGGCCGTGGTCGAGATGGATATCAACAGTTCGGTGGACTATCTGAGCCGGGACAGTTCGGCGCAGATACTGACCGCGGGCCTGCTGGGTGAACAGTACATCGGTATTACGCCTGGAGCTGAAGATGAAATGCTCGAGGACGGCGATGCGCTGGAAAATACCCAGTCGGCGCTGGTGCTGGAAAACCTGGTCAGCAAATTTCTGTTCAATAAGGTCAGTGAGTGA
- a CDS encoding BolA family protein: MQAQEVKQIIESQLEGCSVYPAGEGCDFQVTVVGDLFAGLTPVKKQQLVYQCLQQHIASGAIHALTIKTYTPEQWQTLQS, translated from the coding sequence ATGCAAGCGCAAGAAGTAAAGCAGATTATTGAATCTCAGCTTGAGGGCTGCAGTGTTTATCCCGCTGGTGAAGGCTGTGATTTTCAGGTCACCGTTGTGGGTGACCTTTTTGCCGGCCTGACGCCGGTGAAAAAACAGCAGCTCGTCTACCAGTGCCTGCAGCAGCATATCGCCAGCGGCGCCATCCATGCGCTGACCATCAAGACCTACACCCCGGAACAGTGGCAGACGCTGCAATCCTAA
- a CDS encoding MlaC/ttg2D family ABC transporter substrate-binding protein, with protein MKRLLTSVALICSLLLPTLPAQASWEAASGVIEKVTQDMVALLEEGVDINDEASLNAAMGRVEERLDGMIDFDYISQRVMGKFYRRANDAERAHFASVFKHTMVKTYTKALAGFEINRVEVAAQGPESPEPDKQVVTLEVYSGAGTKYSLVNYMLERDGQWQLVNVILDGINLRLTFTNQFADLAERNNGNIQRVIDSWESQVDGRVAKSEGS; from the coding sequence ATGAAACGATTGCTAACGAGCGTGGCGTTGATCTGTTCCTTGCTGCTGCCGACCTTGCCGGCGCAGGCCAGCTGGGAAGCTGCCAGCGGTGTGATTGAGAAGGTCACCCAGGACATGGTGGCGCTGCTGGAAGAGGGCGTGGATATCAATGATGAGGCATCACTCAATGCCGCCATGGGGCGGGTTGAAGAGCGCCTGGATGGCATGATTGACTTCGACTATATCTCGCAGCGTGTGATGGGCAAGTTCTATCGTCGCGCCAATGATGCCGAGCGTGCCCACTTCGCCTCTGTCTTCAAGCACACCATGGTGAAAACCTATACCAAGGCGCTGGCTGGCTTTGAGATCAATCGCGTGGAGGTTGCCGCCCAGGGCCCCGAGAGTCCTGAGCCCGACAAGCAGGTCGTTACACTGGAGGTCTACTCCGGTGCCGGTACCAAGTACAGCCTGGTGAACTACATGCTGGAGCGTGACGGGCAGTGGCAGCTGGTGAACGTGATCCTGGATGGTATCAACCTGCGCCTGACGTTTACCAATCAGTTCGCTGATCTGGCGGAGCGCAACAACGGCAACATCCAGCGGGTTATCGACAGCTGGGAAAGCCAGGTCGACGGTCGGGTGGCCAAGTCCGAGGGAAGCTGA
- a CDS encoding STAS domain-containing protein, whose translation MQASVEVRAADEVALSGDLRFATVAGVRERLERLIATGESACVVDFSAVSSVDSAALSLWLCCQREARERNIQLQARHVPEDLLSIARLVGLGHLFGDADAALL comes from the coding sequence ATGCAGGCATCTGTTGAAGTGCGCGCCGCCGACGAGGTGGCGCTCAGCGGGGATCTGCGCTTTGCCACCGTTGCCGGGGTGCGTGAGCGCCTCGAGCGTCTTATTGCCACCGGTGAATCCGCTTGTGTGGTGGACTTTTCCGCCGTCAGCAGTGTCGACAGCGCGGCGTTGTCGCTCTGGCTGTGCTGCCAGCGCGAGGCCCGGGAGCGCAATATCCAGTTGCAGGCGCGCCATGTGCCCGAGGATTTGCTGTCCATTGCCCGCCTGGTTGGCCTGGGGCATTTGTTCGGTGATGCTGACGCAGCCTTGCTGTGA